A stretch of DNA from Bombus huntii isolate Logan2020A chromosome 15, iyBomHunt1.1, whole genome shotgun sequence:
CGTGTACGATCGTCGTCGTGGCATAGGTTGGAGTTGCGTCGACAGCAGGCGAAACTGTCGCGAGTAAACaggaaacaaaaaagaaagaaaacgttATTAGCGAGAGTTATATCGAAGGATATATTGAATGCAGAGTCGACTTATTTTCGACGAAGGAGCTTGCGAAGCGAAGGGCTTGTTGTGTTCGGTGGTCCTGCCTTTGGATCCGGTTCGATTCTATCCCGTTGCACGGGAGCAACGCCTGCCGCATATATTTTCCGAGTAAAACGAACAGAGTGCGTCGAAACTAGAGAACGATTCCTTCTTAAGAGTTAGTACCTAGCGATACGGTTCTTCGTTACTTCAAAATTGGTTCGCTTTAAATCCAAAGTCAGTAGCGATTATCGAGATCGTGTTTGGCCTTCGTGATAAGGAACAAACAAAATGAGAAACAGAAAAACTAGGActaaaaagaaagggaaaaacacacaaaaaagaaagaatgaagaaaagagatgaatgaaagaaagaaagaaagaaagaaagaaagaaacgtgtAATAAAGTTCAATCGAAGTTCCTTTTGAATAACGATGTAGGGTGTATCGCGAAAAGAATGCCTAGACTATTTTCTGCCGCATGTGTCTGTATGGTAGCACGTAAAGAGCGACAATATTATTCACCCGTAGACCCGTCAGTATAGCGATCCCAGAGTGACAGTTCTTCGAGAATAGATGTTTCTCGTGCGATCGTCGTTTTAAACAAACATTGCACGAGCGTATATTTCAGCGGTATATTGAAAATACACTTTTGCAACGGGAGCCTTAAATCGTTCGAGCGTTAGAAATGTTTTACAGATGCGATTCGCCGAGATTATAATTTGTAGCATATATCATTTTTTGTCGAAGCATATCGGCCAATGACGAATTTCGCACTTGTGTTTTCTGTTTCGAACGGTTTGATTTGTACATTTCAAGGCATGCCTTTTCAAGGACGATCTTCTGCTAAAGGAATCCTCGTTAAATATATAGAACGTTAGAAAAATCGGGATTCGATCCGTTAAGGAGGAAACGGTACAATTCTATTTTCCTTGTTTCTTTCGCTCACTTTCtgtctctccctctccctctctgtctctctttctctctctctttctctctctctctctctctctctctctctctctctctctctctctgactCCCTTTCTTACTTTGTATTTACGACAGAATATACAATTTATCGCAtcatatatatgatatatatgatatttttttaGAAACCTCGTTTAAGTATATTATcgttttcctccttttttgtttccttttttaaattttttattttcttttttttttatgtatatataaattaagttGTTGACGTCTTAAATGGCTTTTATATAAGCAATGATTGCTGATCGATATCAAATATcacttaaaaaggaaatacaCGTATAACGTCCATTGTAAATATCGGTGCAATAGTAAGAcctgaaattaatattatttgccACAAAGTGTGCGTTTAATCGCTATTTTAAAGGGAAGAAAAAGCAAAGCAGAAATGGGGAAACAAAGAAGGGACATGCTGTTTTTAGCGTCGTGCAATCGCATTCAAATCCGTATTGCTTTGCAAAAGCGGGGATGAAAGAAACGAATGGAAATAAGAACGGGgaagataaaagaaagaaaaaagaaaaaggtatATCGATGCGACTATTTTGGGCCGATCGATCGATGATGCCTTGTTGGTGCGCACCTACTTGCGAGAAACTTGCGAAAAGCTTGCGTTTAAACTCGTAACAAAAACAAATTGTTCGTTGGCGTCGTGTCTACGCGTAACTAGACGCGAAAAAGAGCGAAGAAAACAAAGTTGCATGTGCGCACGATTTAAACTGTACTACATGAGACGTTTCGACTGGGAAAAGATATGAGTATTCCTGTCCGCTGAAGGCGAcaaaaaacaaacaaacaaaaacaCTAAGTAAGAAGTAATAGTATAGTAGAGGTATTCTCGATATGATATTTTTCGACGATATAAGACTTAGTTGTGTTGAGAGGACTTATGCAGAGAGGGTACTTGTAAAGTAATCCAGAGGAAAAAATGGTGTAATTTGTGGAAAAAAAAGCCGGACGCACAGGAAGAACACACAGTGTCATAGAGGAGGGTTAGCGACCAGGAGAGaattgaaacgaaaaaaaaaaaaaaactggtACTGTGAAATGTGTACATACAGAAGCGTAGGTTAAATAGAGCGATCGAATGCGTGGAGACGTGAGCACgcaaagaatattatatatatatatatctcttttTCTCTAGAGGAAATTCTAAAATCGACTGACTATTAATGATAAAGATGATGTTTAAACGATTAACTGCTCCATGAGCATCGGAGAAATAGCGTTATACGTTCGACGAGGATCACTAGTATTTTCCGAAATGAAAACAAGTTGTTTTAcgttttctgtttttttttctctttttcttttttgtttttagtaaatatatatatatatatattgtatacatatatatatatatatacatatattgtattGTTTAACTCTGTTAGAATCAAAAACAGAGGATAATCTTTCTGATTACTTTACGAGTGCTCTAAACCGACCATTTTACCACGTATAAGTATCAATTTTATACGATAACTTTGCACcgttcgatatttttattcgtaaaCTATGGGACACCGTCGATGATATAGATCTGTTCATCCTCCCATTCATTAATTTAACTCTCCTCGAATTTCATATATCTTTCTAAATCTCTTTTCCAATCCTCTCTATCTCTTTCTTCCTCATCCCCTCCCTTACTCTGTcgtttatcattattattattactattattattattattattattattattattattattattattattattattattattattattattattattattattattattattatcatcatcatcatcatcttcatcatcatcatcattattattaatattattattaatattattattaatgttattattaatattattattaatattattattattattattgttactatttccttttttaagTAAAGTAAGACTAAGACATACCAAATGAGAAATGTAAGGACAAGTTTTGTTAGGTTAGTACTATCGCATATCAAGAACGCAAGAATATATGCGCCTGAAGCACTTTGTATTGCCTATGCACGTCCCGGTGAAACATAGCTGGGGTGCACAAGACCATTTTTACTCTAGCAAGAGTATACGACTAGaagtattaatatttaatattaataaacaacGCGGATTGTCCAGAATGGATGGTCATGTTTTTGAGGATCAACATCGAGCCATTTTgaacaaaaagaaacaaaCGAATTTAAAAGGAAGtcaagaaagataaaaaaaaaactcatCAGACAAAGGAGTTCGatgtttctatttcttttttctttttgtttgtTTAATTTTCTCAACCGATCGTTGATTTTTTTGTTTCggtttcatttttgttttctatcGGCCAATTGATCCTTGGAAAAATTACCTACTCTTTTTACCGTCCATACGGACACCAAGTTTAACGttagtcttttttttttcttttttctttttcgcaacgtctcttttctcttttattctaATCGAGATGCGATCATGTTCTTTTTAAAAACGAATCTTCTTCGCGAGAGTACAAATTACAATGGGACTTTTGTTAACCCTGTTGGTGCCATGAATGcttttgaaaaaaaaggaaacgttTCACGCGTTTTGTTCTGCCCGTCTTTGCATCGCGTCTCTTATCCTTCGTTTCTAGGCACCAAGACGGTTAACGATTATCTTCTTACGATTATTATTAGACGAAATCGTCGATtcgtttaatatatatatatatatattttctttattatcttCTTTCGTTTAACGAAGAGATCGCGCGTATGCCAAATCGTACGTCTCAAAGACTGATGGCCATTCATTTGGAGGTTCTTGTAATGGTAATCTCACGCCGCGCGACCTTGTAAACCGTCGACAAGATCGCCGGGGTACATCGACATTGTATGAGAAGACAGGACAAGACTAGCCTATTATTGGCGAACGATGCCCGATCGCCGTGCGCATCGTACAATGAGactaaaaaaattgatatcatAATTATGTGTCGTTTGATATAAACGAGTAATGAATATAGTATGTATCATCGTTTTATACACAACCTAATTATATCTACGTACACTATGTACATTCCTAGTATACACTATGTCACTGTCACACACATTTGCATTACACGCgcattaacaaaaagaaaaaaaaaacgcatGGACCTATTGTATACGTGTACGCGCGTGTGCATCCGCACGCACAAAGAGCGTGTACGCGTGCGTATGCACGGACGCGCACGCAGAGACACAATACACatatgaatatatttataataattatatagctATTCCAAAACGGACCACCGCGACATCGACGTACGAagatcattaaaaaaaaaaaaaaaaatacaaatacaaacgagatagaagaaatgaaaggaaaataaacaaaaaagaaaaaaaaagaaagaaaaccgGGGGAAAAGAAGTATATGAGGAACTCTTAATCGACGATATTTAAATGCGTATTAAAATTAACGATCGTCGGTTAAAATTAACCAGCGTTACGTTTCGTTGTTAAGAGAACAGCATCGCCGTTATCAGTGTCTCATGTATAACAACGCAATCGAGTCTCTGTCAATTTTACAAATACACACGAAAATTCCCGAGTGTATACGTGTATACAAGGAGAATAACgaagaagtaaaaaaaaaaaaaaaaatgaaaaacaaaatgtaataaaacacgCATGTATAGCAAAAGAGGTTGTTACACTTAAGCACAATAGAGAAGACAAAGTATATGAGTATAGTTTTACACGAAGGCTTCATCGCCCGTTTAGTTTTATACCTGAGACACGAAGAAAAGGCTGAAACGGTTAGACGATAAAAACAGTTCGAAACCCCTCTGTTCTGCGTTctcgttctttctctctctgctGTCCGTAAGAATCGAAAagtaaaaacagaaaaaaaaaagatacaaaacgaaacgaaatcagatttttgtttttctcttttaccGATGGCGAATTATCGTCATATGCCCGACCATCGCGTACACATACAACACGCGCGCGTTACGCGCATGCGCATTCGTAACGCATCCGTTTCGTACAGAAAACTTCCTCTTCCACTGCCCATTTGTCTCCTTTTTCTGTTTTCTCTTTCCTTATCAAAGTTTACATCAATTTggtttaatttaattagtaCTGTGTATACacagaaatattttgaaaatcaTCGGAGAATGCGATGACGGATACCACCAATCGATCGATGGAGCGATATCGCATTCTCGTTTCCACGAAGTATCATTTCTCATTAGCCAAAGTTTAGAATTTGCGTTCGTTATCTGTAATTCTATTTCTTGCGCGAACCACAGCTTGCTTTattccttcctttttctctcccTGTTCCTTTATCGTTCTACCTATctcctttcctcttttttaCATTCATACACATGGACACAGGACATATATGTTtgacatattattatatttactattattttaattataatttcccAGGAGTATATATTATCTTTAATAATCGTGGTAATTTTTAGACTAGAAAAACATTATATTAGCGGATAGAGATTAAagtatacataaaaaataaagtaaatatatatatataaatatatatattatatatatatatatattgataaaaaatattgagaTCGTAATTAGAAATTGGGTCGAGTGCATACAATGCTGAAAGACGATAATGGTATTTACGCGTAAGGATGTTAAAAGGTCGAGCAGATGGATTAAAAGCGGTCTTGGCTAATGTTGGCCAAGCTGCTCGCAGAGAATATTCAATGATTGAACaaaaaaaagtaaatgtaaatgtttgtAAACAAATTATGAAACATTATTTGTTCAGTGCCTACATATTTACACAGTAACAATAAAGATGAAGATTAGCGAACATTCTTTTGTCTCTTTTTTCACCAAGAAGAATGATAACGATTTCGATCCAAATCGATCGGAACCGCAAGTTGCCGCAAAAGCGATCCGTCAAACTATAACGAACCGATCGTTAAAAACTACCGCAATGCGAACGATCGTTTTCTAacagtatttttatataactgATATGCATCTtgacattaaaaataaatgagtGAAAAACTGTGTCTTCTTTCGTAGCCTGGAATATAACGTCTGCAGATTTAAACTACAATCTAAAGTTATTGTCATCGCGCGGAGAGATCAAAGATATTCAGATAATGCAAACATATTCTGATACGGCATTCGTTTCATCTCGATTCGTTCTTTTGTCtaagaattaaatttgaaacacTTTCGTTACCAATATCTAATAAAAGCTTAACAAAGCTGTTTCAAAACCCAGAAAATggtaatttcaatatttttggtaACAACAGAATGTACTAATTTACGCTTTACGatttacatttacaaatttttaagcaatttatcaattttaagGTCATCTTATATTATTCGATCACTAATTCAAGTATTTTTTCATTGGAAACGCTCAAAATCGATCACTGTATGTTTTATTGGAATCGTATTACGCACTTACctacatatatttatgaatacaGGCCCAAGTGTAGAGGCACCATCCCCACCATCGGGCCCTTTGGTAGCGATCGTTGGTCACAGTGACATAGTATGACACCCTAGCTCGTCAGTTGAATTTCGAAACTCGACTGTGCTGGACCGGGACGTTTCGTTCGCTGTTTTCCATAGTCTTTACATTTTCAGCGTTTTCTCGCGAAAAGTCGTGCACTACCCGTCTTTCTCATTTTCACCTTCTCTTCGTTTATATTCACAATGCATATCTTGTGCCCGCAAACACTTCCGTTGCCAGAGGTATCGAACATGTTTTATCCGTTCAACACTAGTCTCGAAGAGGAAATCAAGAGattgttttctaatttcacaATCGAAACTCCAAACTCCTCACTTCCAGATGGTAAGTTGATTTAGCATTGATTATTTTCAAggatatttctataatttcgCACGATTTTGAAGATACGGAATTTGCTGGAAGAATCTTTAAGTAATACTAACGTCGAAGATCGATCGAAGCGAGACAGAATGCTTTATCGATTTTATATCGATCTTTAGAGCCGGTGAGATAAAAAGCTATTTTAGCCTATgttaaatttccaaattacGTATGTAGATGATGTAACGTAGCATTGTGTAACGTAACGTAATCTTCTGCGTCGTAAACGATATATAGCATCTTCATACTTTTCGTTCcgtagaaattttattcttcctttctttGCTTCTGTTCCCTATCTAAAATGACGTAATTTAATAACACGATGCGTTCTACAGCAAATTCTAATCCCTACGTCataatattttcgtaaatatttcttctttattaaatCGTATTAACTAAATAGTAGCGTAAATAATCTTTAGACGTAACCACAATAGTTTTCTCATTATGAATTCCCTATGACTTACGATAAATATGAACTGTCATCGATGACCATTTGTTTCGCTAAAAACAAGAAACGTGTCACACCAATCCACAAGCAACGCGTTTCTTATTTATGTAACACGAAATGATCGGTAGATTGATTACtgattaaaattcaataaattagGTAGTGATTATAGCTTTTAATTTAATGTTTCGATATTGcgtttcaatttgaaattgcGTGTACATATCATGGTTCATAATGCGCGATGAGATCGCGTTCCGATTATCAGATACCTTACATAGTTTGTAAACAAACGAATCGATAAAAGGAATTCTGTATTCTAAAACGTTCTGCGAAATAGCTTGTCCTTCACGATCGCTAGAAACGCATATTCGACCGAGTTCACCGAATCAAGTAAAAAATATCACCTGCTAATTTAATCGCTAAATgcttataattattttttagttcGTATTTTACCAATATTTTATGAACATGTAACGACATATTGACTATTTGTTTCTTCGAAGAGAAAAgacaaaggaagaaaaagaaacgattcAAGTGATCGTTCTTACCGCGATACAGATATTCGAGATCGAGTAAACATAAACAGAAAATGGCAGGTTTTTTGCTCCACCTTAGGTTAAGGGAGCTGAAAGATGATAATTGCGATGGTAATATTCGTATCTCAACACATCTATTCAAAATGAAaacatagaaattttattgttagagAATGTGTTTTCAATATTGTTTTCGCAGAGAATGTGTtatcaatataaatattgttttcaGAATCTTTCGATAGTTTTTAAGTCGTGACAATCATAATAATTGTCaggaataatatttatgttagATTACACGACCATGTTGTTTTTCGTTACTCGAAAAATCAGGACGAATCTGTTTACAAACTATGAAACACAAGACTTACGGCCGTTATTTTCTCGACTTACACTTTCTCGCATTAGACCTCGAAAAAGCCCTCGCTCGACGAAAATAAACTAGACGTGATTATCCCCGGAGTATTGTATTTCTTTGTAATCGTTCCGTCACCTTCGCAAGCTTTCGATGACTAACGATTGTCTTTAATGCGATCTTTTCACTAATAAGTTTCTCACGTagaattactttttatttattcgtcaTACATTACGTCactttaattgcttttcttttgtttttctttttccttttccttctctGTGTACTTCGAAGGAAAGCAATTCATGTAATTTTACTTGGTTGTTGTAGTCGATGAAGTAATGGAAGATTTCCGTCAAAATGGGCGTGATTTTGAATACTGTCCAGACCTGGACAATTTTACGGTGCCAGAAATACCACGCCgcaagaaaaataagaaacctTTACCTACAGAATGCGTTTTCTGTAGAAATAATGGCGAAGAGGAGGCTTATTACAGGAAACATTTGTTAAAAGATGCTGAAGGTCGCGTTTCTTGTCCGGTTTTGAGGTAAATCGAACTTTCACTTCTCCCGTAGACatattttttctatccttctgCAGTCCAAACAATTCTATTTCGTTCCAACTTGTTCATGCTCGGTAAGTTACTTTTACGTTCTACTGATAATTTAGACGAATTCacatatttcataatttataattccaCATTATAATAACATTAGTGAAACTTAAGAACGTAAAAGTAAGTAAATAATCATCATCctatttgaaaaggaactttatAAACTGACTCATAACTTGTTGAATCATTGATATTCTGAAttggtaaattattattattattattattattattattattattattattattattattattattattattattattattattatttattattattattattattaagctccagaaaaagtattaaaaagaaaaaaattcaagagctataattttcaaattatattcaCACCATCTTTTCTTTAGGGCCTATACATGTCCAATTTGCGGTGCGTACGGAGACGTGGCTCATACGGTTAAGTATTGCCCGAAGAGCCAGAAACCTGGAACATTAGCGACGGTGAATACGTTCAAGCTATTGAGAAACTCCATGGGCAAACGACGCGTCAAGTAAAACGCACATGACACTCGAACACTCGTGTCACCATCGTCGTGCCATAAAACATGGAAGAATCTATCTACTTTTCGTCGAGGACTTCAAAGAACAGATGCTTCGAACTTTTCAAGCGTTTCGGTATATCATCTGCTGACAGGTAATCTTACCATTGTCGCATCTTTCCAAAACAAGCAACGAAATAAAGTGCCTTACAAGAGTATGCGTTC
This window harbors:
- the LOC126873750 gene encoding uncharacterized protein LOC126873750 is translated as MHILCPQTLPLPEVSNMFYPFNTSLEEEIKRLFSNFTIETPNSSLPDVDEVMEDFRQNGRDFEYCPDLDNFTVPEIPRRKKNKKPLPTECVFCRNNGEEEAYYRKHLLKDAEGRVSCPVLRAYTCPICGAYGDVAHTVKYCPKSQKPGTLATVNTFKLLRNSMGKRRVK